The proteins below are encoded in one region of Ostrea edulis chromosome 3, xbOstEdul1.1, whole genome shotgun sequence:
- the LOC125675995 gene encoding uncharacterized protein LOC125675995 produces MQGMYSTRSPAVKRLMKEAQELSEATEQYYAQPLDDNLFEWHFTIRGPSDSDFGGGLYHGRIVLPPDYPMKPPSIILLTPNGRFETNKKICLSISGHHPESWQPSWSIRTALLAIIGFMPTHGAGAIGSLDYTSEERKRLANRSKEWKCSTCGNISCILKAMTEETEESKKTSEEAKELASQINFQAEKKQEDSANRKSGETTPTPSIQQPNPQMPANTPNPFLGGGFPFPSPLMCMPNTSPFQMPQGVVGNATVPRFPPPPPFIPGMFPPGSGQNAFMQQWQMNPFMMGRFPVPPAMFPGQLPFSLPSQQFTFAPSPASRSGIPGSQSETPSSRPQSSPVSAAVKPQTTGVTTSQNASQNIPNKNSSSSTEDSVSNDVKESSAPSEISTQGSENPKQEPEKCPPGTESIPESSTSLPQQPTPQRSNEGVRQRLVEDNEAVRRTIPTGRVGQSAELRDYQTRQSGLSVSSLIIFIIGLTIAVLLIRRFFLSRNWRFYYGV; encoded by the exons ATGCAGGGCATGTACAGTACGAGAAGTCCAG CCGTAAAGAGACTGATGAAAGAAGCGCAGGAACTCAGTGAAGCTACCGAACAGTACTACGCACAGCCTTTAGAT GATAATTTGTTTGAGTGgcactttacaataagaggtcCCTCCGACTCAGATTTCGGTGGGGGTCTCTATCACGGGAGGATCGTCCTTCCACCAGATTATCCCATGAAACCCCCAAGTATCATTCTTCTGACA CCCAATGGGAGGTTTGAGACCAACAAAAAGATTTGCCTCAGTATCTCGGGACATCATCCAGAATCGTGGCAGCCATCTTGGTCTA TCAGGACAGCACTGCTCGCCATTATTGGGTTCATGCCTACTCACGGTGCAGGAGCCATAGGGTCACTGGACTACACATCAGAGGAAAGAAAGAGGCTCGCTAACAG gagCAAAGAATGGAAGTGTTCTACATGTGGAAATATAAGTTGCATACTGAAGGCAATGACAGAAGAGACCGAGGAATCTAAAAAGACTTCTGAAGAAGCTAAAGAACTAGCCAGCCAAATCAATTTTCAG gCTGAGAAAAAACAGGAAGACAGTGCAAATAGGAAAAGTGGGGAGACAACTCCCACACCGTCTATACAACAACCAAATCCTCAGATGCCAGCGAACACACCAAATCCCTTCCTAGGTGGTGGATTTCCATTTCCATCTCCACTCATGTGCATGCCCAATACGTCTCCTTTTCAGATGCCTCAAGGAGTGGTAGGTAATGCCACTGTGCCACGCttccctccccctcccccatttATACCAGGAATGTTTCCCCCAGGCAGTGGTCAAAATGCTTTTATGCAACAGTGGCAAATGAACCCTTTTATGATGGGCAGGTTTCCAGTTCCTCCAGCAATGTTTCCTGGACAGTTGCCCTTTTCTTTGCCCTCCCAGCAATTTACATTTGCCCCATCACCTGCATCACGAAGTGGTATACCTGGGAGTCAGTCGGAGACTCCAAGCAGTAGACCTCAATCCAGTCCTGTGTCTGCTGCAGTGAAGCCTCAGACAACAGGTGTCACCACCTCTCAAAACGCGTCCCAAAATATCCCGAATAAAAACTCGTCATCTTCTACAGAAGACAGTGTGTCTAATGATGTTAAAGAATCGAGTGCCCCTAGTGAAATCTCTACCCAAGGATCTGAAAATCCCAAGCAAGAACCAGAGAAATGTCCACCAGGGACCGAGTCAATCCCAGAATCCTCTACATCATTGCCACAGCAACCAACACCTCAAAGGTCAAATGAGGGAGTGAGACAGAGGTTGGTGGAAGATAATGAGGCGGTAAGACGGACAATACCGACAGGAAGAGTGGGACAAAGTGCTGAGCTGAGGGACTACCAGACCAGGCAATCCGGCCTCAGTGTATCCAGTCTCATAATATTCATCATTGGATTAACAATAGCAGTACTTCTAATACGGCGTTTCTTCTTGTCACGAAACTGGAGGTTCTACTATGGTGTATGA
- the LOC125677159 gene encoding copine-9-like codes for MSTTLSTGLGHLAGSKIEILISCTNLADLDDFTKSDPMCVLFVRQFGQWKEYDRTEAIRNTLNPQFVKSFVLEFEPGLTQQMMFSVYDIDSRSQDLKHHDYVGSVEDCLHNLIDENSQIKTTNKNLRVPGHAKGRGLISITTEIMRESRNKVSIHAGGHKLDKKGVLSLNKPDTFFQISRCIDGLKGSTYHPVYRTEIVLKSTRPRWRPFEINLQPLCNGDWDRGIQFSVWHFSGNDYHIVGRKNTTLREMSTIEGNGSFIELYLSSPKKETKNKKNTLSGSLRLFQFKVDMQYSLFDFIRGGLLIQPIVAIDFTASNGAIDEDLSLHSLSNTRENQYMDAMDTLGAMICQYNIEQEIALYGFGANWKNKKNVSHCFPLTKEVFVKGIKNAISQYEGALPSLHFSGPTQLAPMLEKAAALAESQNMSQQKQIYTVLMIITDGVINDINKTLRKLIAFSHLPLSVIFIGVGPADFSLMEQFHIGLDSPLENKKTREVAVRTNTHFVAFHKENINTGGNAALAKEAMAALSTQIIQYMKKNNLKPNKPKLIRKDIMDPFTDDQPNLLLKSMSRTSLISVKTTGPSCPTCGAQIEPGSQVYSDVLNTSVT; via the exons ATGTCAACCACACTGTCCACGGGCCTCGGGCACCTGGCCGGAAGTAAGATAGAGATCTTGATCAGTTGTACCAATTTGGCGGATCTAGACGATTTTACTAAATCAGATCCCATGTGCGTTCTGTTTGTGCGACAATTCGGACAATGGAAGGAGTATGATAGGACTGAAGCGATCAGAAACACCCTTAATCCACAG TTCGTCAAAAGTTTTGTATTGGAGTTTGAGCCTGGACTGACACAACAGATGATGTTTTCCGTGTATGATATTGACAGCAG ATCTCAAGACTTGAAGCATCATGACTATGTGGGATCAGTAGAAGATTGTCTTCATAACCTTATAGATGAAAATAGTCAAATCAAAACAACCAACAAAAACCTGAGAGTTCCTG GTCATGCCAAAGGTCGAGGGTTAATCAGTATTACAACAGAAATCATGAGGGAATCGCGGAATAAAGTCTCCATTCATGCTGGAGGCCATAAACTGGACAAGAAAGGTGTTCTGTCATTGAATAAG CCAGACACCTTCTTCCAGATCTCTAGATGTATCGATGGCTTAAAGGGCTCTACATACCACCCTGTGTACAGAACGGAGATTGTCCTGAAATCAACCAGACCAAG ATGGCGACCATTTGAGATTAACCTTCAACCTTTGTGCAATGGTGACTGGGACAGAGGAATCCAGTTTTCTGTCTGGCATTTCAG TGGCAATGACTATCATATAGTTGGACGCAAGAATACAACTCTGCGAGAAATGAGTACAATAGAAGG GAATGGAAGTTTTATTGAGCTTTACTTATCGAGTCctaaaaaagaaacaaagaaCAAAAAGAACACTCTATCGGGATCCTTAAGGCTCTTCCAGTTTAA AGTAGATATGCAATATTCACTGTTTGATTTCATTAGAGGGGGCCTTCTAATTCAACCTATAGTTGCAATAGATTTCACG GCTTCCAATGGTGCTATAGACGAAGATTTGTCTCTTCACAGTTTAAGCAATACTCGG GAGAACCAGTATATGGATGCCATGGACACGCTCGGTGCAATGATTTGTCAGTATAATATAGAACAGGAGATTGCCCTCTACGGGTTTGGTGCTAACTGGAAGAACAAGAAGAACGTGTCGCATTGCTTTCCTCTAACTAAGGAAGTGTTTGTCAAGGGAATAAAG AATGCTATCAGCCAGTATGAGGGGGCGCTGCCATCGCTACATTTCTCGGGACCAACACAGTTAGCTCCAATGTTAGAAAAGGCAGCAGCATTGGCGGAGTCTCAGAACATGTCACAACAAAAACAGATCTACACAGTCTTAATGATAATCACA GATGGTgtcattaatgatatcaacaaaactTTAAGGAAACTGATTGCCTTCAGTCACCTCCCCTTGTCCGTCATCTTTATCGGTGTGGGACCAGCAGATTTTAGTCTCATG GAGCAATTTCACATCGGTTTAGACTCACCTCTGGAAAACAAGAAAACACGTGAGGTGGCTGTGCGgacaaacacacattttgttgcttttcataaagaaaatatcaacacTGGTGGCAACGCAGCTTtg GCCAAAGAGGCAATGGCGGCTTTGTCTACACAGATTATTCAGTATATGAAGAAAAACAACCTAAAGCCAAACAAACCCAAATTGATACGCAAGGATATTATGGACCCCTTTACAGACGATCAACCAAACTTATTACTGAAATCGATGTCGAGGACGAGCTTGATTTCCGTCAAAACGACAG GTCCTTCTTGTCCAACCTGTGGCGCTCAGATAGAACCCGGATCGCAAGTCTACAGTGACGTACTCAACACAAGTGTGACATGA